The proteins below come from a single Flavobacterium lindanitolerans genomic window:
- a CDS encoding Na+/H+ antiporter has product MLHEFPFYLAVILAIIFLVMLANKIKVAYPILLVLAGLAISFIPGIPLVKIDPELIFIIFLPPLLYEAAWSTSWKELWRWRRIIGSFAFLIVFLTALVVAVVSNHFIPGFSLALGFLLGGIVSPPDAVSVGAILKFVKVPKRLASMLEGESLLNDASSLIVFRFALIAIGTGQFVLQEAAINFSWMVFGGVAIGVSIAFVFFKVHKLLPTDVNMDIVLTLVAPYIMYMLAEELHSSGVLSVVSGGLFLSKRSHQFLSSSSRLRAVNFWESLVFVLNGLVFMFIGLELPEIVDGLGAIGLSTAIGYGVLITGVLIVVRILCAYGAVIVTLIARNFITVAETRNPGIKGPFVLGWAGMRGVVSLAAALSIPVHLDNGMPFPQRHLILFITFVVILLTLVLQGLTLPFIIRKFNLPEYDHPLSDEESYHQMYKKLTQQSLEHLKSNFSKELEEQAVLQQMARKWEDANYLPDDASMIVECKTVYLSILDQQRQWLRDWNQDHHINEEVVRRHLRRLDIEEEKMSFQ; this is encoded by the coding sequence ATGCTGCACGAATTTCCTTTTTATCTTGCTGTTATCCTAGCCATTATTTTTTTAGTAATGCTGGCCAACAAAATCAAAGTTGCTTATCCTATCCTATTGGTATTGGCAGGTCTTGCCATCAGTTTTATTCCGGGTATTCCATTAGTCAAAATTGACCCCGAATTAATCTTTATTATCTTTTTGCCACCGCTTTTATATGAAGCGGCATGGTCTACTTCATGGAAAGAGCTTTGGCGATGGCGCAGGATTATTGGCAGTTTCGCCTTTCTGATTGTTTTTCTTACGGCTCTTGTTGTTGCAGTTGTTTCCAATCATTTTATTCCCGGATTTTCCCTGGCGCTTGGTTTTCTTTTGGGCGGTATTGTTTCACCTCCGGATGCCGTGAGTGTTGGCGCCATTCTGAAATTTGTAAAAGTACCCAAACGATTGGCCTCCATGCTTGAAGGCGAAAGTCTGCTCAATGATGCATCCAGCTTAATTGTTTTCCGTTTTGCCCTGATAGCTATCGGGACGGGACAGTTCGTATTACAGGAAGCCGCCATCAATTTTAGCTGGATGGTATTTGGTGGAGTAGCTATTGGCGTGTCTATAGCTTTTGTATTCTTCAAAGTACACAAGCTCCTGCCAACAGATGTCAATATGGATATAGTACTGACACTAGTGGCTCCTTATATTATGTATATGCTTGCGGAAGAACTGCATAGTTCCGGTGTATTATCTGTTGTTAGTGGTGGCTTATTTCTTTCTAAAAGAAGTCACCAGTTTTTATCCAGCAGCAGCCGATTACGGGCCGTAAATTTTTGGGAATCCTTAGTATTTGTGCTCAACGGACTGGTATTCATGTTTATCGGGCTTGAACTTCCTGAAATTGTGGACGGTTTGGGTGCTATAGGCCTTTCAACCGCTATAGGCTATGGAGTACTGATTACAGGTGTACTTATTGTTGTACGGATTCTCTGTGCTTATGGCGCTGTTATTGTCACATTGATTGCCCGTAATTTTATTACCGTAGCCGAAACAAGAAATCCTGGCATAAAAGGTCCCTTCGTTTTAGGATGGGCGGGCATGCGAGGCGTGGTGTCATTAGCAGCTGCCTTGTCGATTCCGGTTCATCTGGATAACGGCATGCCTTTTCCGCAACGTCACCTTATACTGTTTATCACTTTTGTAGTCATCCTGCTTACTTTGGTATTGCAAGGACTTACATTACCATTCATTATCCGGAAATTTAACCTGCCGGAATACGACCATCCGTTAAGCGATGAAGAATCGTACCATCAAATGTATAAAAAGCTTACGCAGCAAAGTCTGGAACATTTAAAAAGTAACTTTTCAAAAGAACTCGAAGAACAGGCTGTTTTACAACAAATGGCCCGCAAATGGGAAGACGCTAACTATCTGCCGGACGATGCTTCAATGATAGTCGAATGTAAAACGGTGTATCTTTCTATACTCGACCAGCAACGGCAGTGGCTTCGTGATTGGAATCAGGACCATCATATCAATGAAGAAGTCGTGCGCAGGCATTTACGCCGATTAGACATTGAAGAAGAAAAAATGTCATTTCAATAA
- a CDS encoding helix-turn-helix domain-containing protein: MNLALMYFSTGSCFLLSFLLFFHPLKQNSKANRWLAFFVVLMGSSFLGISFGEATGYLILFLNAIQFLMAPSLLLATLYFVNPTKTLTPKDGLHFFPFLFYVLIECFLFSGDGSLIRQKMFSIGYADFLVRDLLPVQLLLYIGLSYFALARHEKNLRLITASVKEINLEWLRYFLLILALVLLFWINDALVGMSFMLKVMPVAYAISAFFLAYFSIRQRTIFAFDKKELQDISELFETPQNDDSKKSARLEKNEVEILSEQLDRLMTDEKIFLDNELSLPILADKLKISIHDTSYLINEVTGNNFYNYINSKRVEEAKRLLLSDKSEGLNMLGIAFASGFNSKTTFNTAFKKWAGLSPSQYQKQNIKK, translated from the coding sequence ATGAATCTTGCCCTAATGTATTTTTCTACGGGATCGTGCTTCCTTCTGAGCTTTTTGCTTTTTTTTCATCCATTGAAACAAAACAGCAAAGCAAATAGATGGCTTGCCTTTTTTGTAGTCCTTATGGGCAGTTCTTTTTTAGGAATCAGTTTTGGAGAAGCAACCGGTTATCTGATTCTATTTCTAAATGCAATACAATTTCTGATGGCGCCAAGCCTTTTGCTGGCAACACTTTATTTTGTAAATCCGACCAAAACTCTTACACCAAAAGATGGGCTGCATTTTTTTCCTTTTCTATTCTATGTACTTATTGAATGCTTTCTTTTTTCTGGTGACGGAAGCCTGATAAGACAAAAAATGTTTAGCATTGGATATGCCGATTTCCTTGTCCGTGATTTGTTGCCTGTACAGCTGTTGCTATATATTGGTTTGAGTTATTTTGCCTTAGCACGTCACGAAAAGAACCTACGATTGATAACAGCCTCTGTCAAAGAAATCAATCTCGAGTGGCTCCGGTATTTTTTACTGATTCTGGCTCTTGTTTTACTATTCTGGATAAATGATGCTTTGGTAGGAATGTCTTTTATGCTAAAAGTAATGCCAGTAGCCTATGCTATCTCTGCTTTTTTTCTGGCGTATTTTTCGATCAGACAGCGAACCATTTTCGCTTTTGACAAAAAAGAGTTGCAGGACATTTCAGAGCTTTTTGAAACACCACAAAATGACGATTCAAAAAAATCGGCGCGTTTGGAAAAAAATGAAGTTGAAATACTATCGGAACAACTCGACAGACTGATGACGGACGAAAAGATTTTTTTAGACAATGAATTAAGTCTCCCGATTCTGGCTGACAAACTCAAAATCAGTATTCATGATACTTCTTATCTGATTAATGAAGTAACAGGCAATAATTTTTACAACTACATCAATAGTAAAAGAGTTGAAGAAGCAAAACGGCTACTGTTGTCTGACAAGTCAGAAGGACTGAATATGTTGGGTATTGCCTTTGCTTCGGGTTTTAATTCAAAGACCACTTTTAATACGGCTTTTAAAAAATGGGCTGGTTTGTCACCCAGCCAATATCAGAAGCAAAATATAAAGAAATAA